Proteins encoded by one window of Bauldia sp.:
- a CDS encoding metalloregulator ArsR/SmtB family transcription factor encodes MPTDRLSATFSALADPTRRAILARLALGETSVTELAQPFAMSLPAISKHLKVLEHAGLIVRGREAQWRPCRIEPQALKPVDDWLEKYRRLWEERIDRLEAYLEKLQAERKVSAKTPKEKKRGPPRK; translated from the coding sequence ATGCCGACCGACCGCCTCAGCGCCACCTTCTCCGCCCTCGCCGATCCGACGCGGCGCGCCATCCTTGCGCGCCTGGCGCTCGGCGAAACGTCGGTCACGGAATTGGCGCAGCCGTTTGCCATGTCGCTCCCCGCCATCTCCAAGCACCTGAAGGTGCTGGAGCACGCCGGCCTGATCGTGCGCGGGCGCGAGGCGCAGTGGCGGCCGTGCCGCATCGAACCGCAGGCGCTGAAGCCGGTCGACGACTGGCTCGAGAAATACCGCCGGCTCTGGGAGGAGCGGATCGACCGCCTCGAGGCGTACCTCGAGAAGCTCCAGGCCGAGCGCAAGGTTTCAGCAAAGACCCCGAAGGAGAAGAAGCGTGGCCCACCCCGAAAATAA
- a CDS encoding MBL fold metallo-hydrolase has translation MTRFICRQCGTQYPDSDAPPAACLICQDDRQYVRWSGQDWTTLADLNRVHRQKFVEEGEGITGIGIDPAFAINQRPLLLQSKTGNVLWDCATVLTDAAVAEIKRRGGISAIAISHPHYYTTMLEWSDAFGGVPIHLHADDRRWVMRDGHRIDYWEGETLALGPEMTLVRCGGHFAGGQVLHWSTAEGGKGALFTGDILMVAQTRRHVSFMYSFPNYVPLNATKVKQVAAAVGPFAFDAIYGAWMGQNIKGGAKQAVAVSVDRYLKAIAG, from the coding sequence ATGACGCGCTTCATCTGCCGCCAGTGCGGTACGCAATATCCCGACAGCGACGCGCCGCCGGCGGCATGCCTGATCTGCCAGGACGACCGGCAGTACGTGCGCTGGAGCGGGCAGGACTGGACGACGCTCGCCGACCTCAACCGTGTGCACAGACAGAAATTCGTCGAAGAAGGCGAGGGCATTACCGGCATCGGCATCGATCCCGCCTTCGCCATCAACCAGCGGCCGCTATTGCTGCAGTCGAAAACCGGCAACGTGCTGTGGGACTGCGCCACCGTGCTGACCGATGCGGCCGTCGCCGAGATCAAGCGGCGCGGCGGCATTTCCGCAATCGCGATCTCGCATCCGCACTACTACACGACGATGCTGGAATGGAGCGACGCCTTCGGCGGCGTGCCGATCCATCTCCACGCCGACGATCGCCGGTGGGTGATGCGGGACGGGCATCGGATCGACTATTGGGAAGGCGAGACGCTGGCGCTCGGCCCCGAGATGACGCTGGTGCGCTGCGGCGGCCATTTCGCCGGCGGCCAGGTGCTGCACTGGAGCACGGCGGAAGGCGGCAAGGGCGCGCTGTTCACCGGCGACATCCTGATGGTGGCGCAGACGCGGCGCCACGTCAGCTTCATGTACTCGTTCCCCAACTACGTTCCGCTCAATGCGACGAAGGTGAAGCAGGTCGCCGCGGCAGTCGGGCCGTTCGCCTTCGACGCGATCTACGGCGCGTGGATGGGGCAGAACATCAAGGGCGGCGCGAAGCAGGCGGTCGCGGTTTCGGTGGATCGATATTTGAAGGCGATCGCGGGGTAG
- a CDS encoding YafY family protein: MGRTQRLLTLMDALRRHRRPVTAASLAAELDVSVRTIYRDVQSLIGLGAPIDGEAGLGYLLRGGFFLPPLMFDEDELEALVLGAQLVGRQGDKALAASAANALAKIAAAAPKDLRDTIATVGLWAVPAVQPIDLPVLKPLREAIRREHKVAIAYGDEKGAATDRVIWPIALAFYEGKQTVAAWCELRSGFRHFRTDRIKQLEARAERYPRRRAVLVSEWRAEREQPSRE; this comes from the coding sequence ATGGGCCGCACGCAACGACTGCTGACACTTATGGACGCGCTGCGCCGGCATCGTCGCCCGGTAACGGCGGCGAGCCTAGCTGCCGAACTGGATGTTTCGGTCCGCACCATCTATCGCGACGTGCAGTCGCTGATCGGCCTGGGCGCGCCGATCGATGGCGAAGCCGGGCTCGGCTACCTGCTTCGCGGAGGGTTCTTTTTGCCGCCGCTGATGTTCGACGAAGACGAGCTGGAGGCGCTGGTGCTGGGCGCGCAACTCGTCGGCCGGCAGGGCGACAAGGCGCTCGCCGCCTCCGCCGCCAATGCGCTCGCCAAGATCGCCGCCGCCGCGCCGAAGGATCTGCGCGACACCATCGCGACCGTCGGCCTGTGGGCGGTGCCGGCGGTGCAGCCGATCGACCTGCCGGTGCTGAAGCCGCTGCGCGAAGCGATCCGCCGCGAGCACAAGGTCGCCATCGCCTACGGCGACGAGAAGGGCGCCGCGACCGACCGCGTCATCTGGCCGATCGCGCTTGCCTTTTACGAGGGGAAGCAGACGGTGGCGGCCTGGTGCGAGCTGCGCTCCGGCTTCCGGCACTTCCGCACCGACCGCATCAAGCAACTGGAGGCGCGGGCGGAGCGCTATCCACGACGGCGCGCGGTGCTGGTCAGCGAATGGCGGGCGGAACGCGAGCAGCCGAGCCGGGAGTAG
- a CDS encoding acetolactate synthase large subunit, whose product MNGAESLVRTLIASGVDTCFSNPGTSEMHFVAALDRVAGMRSVLGLFEGVVSGAADGYARMAGKPAATLLHCGPGLANGIANFHNAKRAHVPIVSIVGDQATYHKPLDPPLAADTEALAGTVSTFVRTSRRAEDVGADAAAAVAAARGAPGSIATLILPSDASWDEGGVIAAPLAVTPPARVEEAAIVETVRILRSGEPTLILLAGAALRGGALEDAARIAAATGAKLSGENFITRIERGAGRPFVPRVPYPIDAALAALAGVRRVILVGAQNPVAFFAYPGQPGHLLPPEAEVHTLARAEDDGPDALARLADALDAPDWVPPPRAPRPALPKGAVTSPAVAQALSALIAEGTIVVDEALTFGFALYPNTGEAAPHDWLQTRGGAIGDGPPLATGAAVGAPGRRVVNLEGDGSAIYTMQALWTQARERLDVTTVIFANRRYEILFDELKNVGAAAGAASRALFDLDDPVIDWRAIATGFGVESGRAETMEQFAELFTVANNTRGPFLIELAVP is encoded by the coding sequence ATGAACGGTGCGGAAAGCCTGGTGCGGACGCTCATCGCGTCCGGCGTCGACACGTGCTTCTCCAACCCCGGCACCAGCGAGATGCATTTCGTCGCGGCGCTCGACCGCGTCGCCGGCATGCGCTCGGTTCTTGGCCTGTTCGAGGGCGTCGTGTCGGGCGCGGCCGACGGCTACGCCCGCATGGCCGGCAAGCCGGCCGCGACGCTGCTCCACTGCGGCCCCGGCCTCGCCAACGGCATCGCCAACTTCCACAACGCGAAGCGCGCGCACGTGCCGATCGTCTCGATCGTCGGCGACCAGGCGACCTACCACAAGCCGCTCGATCCGCCGCTGGCGGCCGACACCGAGGCGCTCGCCGGCACCGTCTCGACTTTCGTGCGCACCAGCCGGCGCGCCGAAGACGTCGGCGCGGACGCCGCAGCGGCGGTGGCGGCCGCGCGCGGTGCGCCGGGCAGCATCGCGACCCTGATCCTGCCGTCGGATGCCTCGTGGGACGAAGGCGGCGTCATCGCCGCGCCGCTGGCGGTGACGCCGCCGGCGCGCGTCGAGGAGGCCGCGATCGTCGAAACCGTCCGCATCCTGCGCTCGGGCGAGCCGACGCTGATCCTGCTCGCCGGCGCCGCGCTCCGCGGCGGCGCGCTGGAAGATGCCGCGCGCATCGCCGCCGCTACCGGCGCAAAACTCAGCGGCGAAAACTTCATCACCCGCATCGAACGCGGCGCCGGCCGCCCGTTCGTGCCGCGCGTCCCCTACCCGATCGACGCGGCGCTGGCGGCACTCGCCGGCGTCCGTCGCGTCATCCTGGTCGGTGCGCAGAATCCGGTCGCCTTCTTCGCCTATCCCGGCCAGCCCGGTCATCTGCTGCCGCCGGAGGCCGAGGTGCATACGTTGGCGCGCGCCGAGGACGACGGCCCCGACGCCCTCGCCCGCCTCGCCGATGCCCTCGACGCGCCCGACTGGGTCCCGCCGCCGCGTGCACCGCGCCCGGCGTTGCCCAAAGGCGCCGTCACCTCGCCGGCCGTGGCGCAGGCACTCAGCGCGCTCATCGCCGAGGGCACCATCGTCGTCGACGAGGCCCTGACCTTCGGCTTCGCCCTCTATCCGAACACCGGCGAGGCCGCGCCGCATGACTGGCTGCAGACCAGGGGTGGCGCCATCGGCGACGGTCCGCCGCTCGCCACCGGCGCCGCGGTCGGCGCGCCCGGCCGCCGCGTCGTCAACCTCGAGGGCGACGGCTCGGCGATCTACACCATGCAGGCGCTGTGGACGCAGGCACGCGAGCGCCTCGACGTCACCACGGTCATCTTCGCCAACCGCCGCTACGAGATCCTGTTCGACGAACTGAAAAACGTCGGCGCCGCGGCCGGCGCGGCCTCGCGCGCGCTGTTCGACCTCGACGACCCGGTGATCGACTGGCGCGCCATCGCCACCGGCTTCGGCGTCGAGTCGGGACGGGCGGAAACTATGGAACAATTCGCTGAGCTGTTCACGGTGGCCAATAACACGCGCGGCCCGTTCCTGATCGAGCTGGCGGTGCCGTAA
- a CDS encoding CsbD family protein, with the protein MDKDRVEGSAKQAKGTVKEAVGKMTGDSKLQAEGKSDKAAGKIQNAVGGLKDTLRGK; encoded by the coding sequence ATGGATAAGGATCGCGTGGAAGGCTCGGCCAAGCAGGCCAAGGGCACCGTGAAGGAAGCCGTCGGCAAGATGACGGGCGACTCGAAGCTCCAGGCCGAGGGCAAGTCCGACAAGGCGGCGGGCAAGATTCAGAACGCCGTCGGCGGGCTGAAGGATACGCTGCGCGGCAAGTAG
- a CDS encoding Ku protein, whose protein sequence is MAARAYWSGQIRLALVSIPVQVFSATKSAARVSFNQIHKPSGKRIRYEKVVPGVGAVDADDIVKGYEVEKGKYVLISDEEIEDVKLEAKHTIDLVQFVDEGDIDPMFFEKPYFVAPDEDDVAGEAYVVLRDALKATRKIGLGQLVARGQASVVALKAQGKGLIIETLRYADELQNPEQFFSTVPGAKPEKELLSLATELIERKAKPFDAKVFKNQYDIALRELIDAKMEHRKPQDIEEPQLGAKVINLMDALKRSVKGGGAPAKGQKAAAADAPAPTKKGKAAKAKAEKKPAAKRRAA, encoded by the coding sequence ATGGCCGCGCGTGCGTATTGGTCAGGTCAGATCCGCCTGGCGCTGGTGTCGATCCCGGTGCAGGTTTTCTCCGCGACGAAGAGCGCGGCGCGGGTCTCGTTCAACCAGATCCACAAGCCGAGCGGCAAGCGTATCCGCTACGAGAAGGTCGTGCCCGGCGTCGGCGCCGTCGATGCCGACGACATCGTCAAGGGCTATGAGGTCGAGAAGGGCAAGTACGTGCTGATCTCCGACGAGGAGATCGAGGACGTGAAGCTCGAGGCCAAGCACACGATCGATCTCGTCCAGTTCGTCGACGAGGGCGACATCGACCCGATGTTTTTCGAGAAGCCGTATTTCGTCGCGCCCGACGAGGACGACGTCGCCGGCGAGGCTTACGTCGTGCTCCGCGATGCGCTGAAGGCGACCAGGAAAATCGGCCTCGGCCAGCTCGTCGCGCGCGGTCAGGCGAGCGTCGTCGCGCTGAAGGCGCAGGGCAAGGGTCTCATCATCGAGACGCTGCGCTACGCCGACGAGTTGCAGAACCCGGAGCAGTTTTTCTCGACCGTGCCCGGTGCCAAGCCGGAGAAGGAATTGCTGTCGCTGGCGACCGAGCTGATCGAGCGCAAGGCCAAGCCGTTTGACGCGAAGGTGTTCAAGAACCAGTACGACATCGCGCTCCGCGAACTGATCGACGCCAAGATGGAGCACCGCAAGCCGCAGGATATCGAGGAGCCGCAGCTCGGCGCCAAGGTCATCAACCTGATGGACGCGCTGAAGCGGAGCGTGAAGGGCGGCGGTGCGCCCGCTAAGGGCCAGAAGGCTGCCGCGGCGGACGCGCCGGCGCCGACCAAGAAGGGCAAGGCGGCGAAGGCCAAGGCGGAGAAGAAGCCGGCGGCCAAGCGGCGCGCGGCATAG
- a CDS encoding 3-deoxy-7-phosphoheptulonate synthase produces the protein MPHTTDDLRIREIRELSTPATVMREFPRTDAASRTVAGARRAFSNILHGADDRLAVIVGQCSIHDPKAAMEYAGRLAEMRRRLGGALEIIMRVYFEKPRTTVGWKGLINDPDLDGSFAIDKGLRIARGLLVDINSMGLPAAVEFLDMTTPQYIADLVGWGAIGARTTESQVHRELASGLSCPVGFKNGTDGNVRIAIDAVKSASQPHHFLAVTKDGRSGIAETTGNDDCHIILRGGKVPNYDQVSVASAAAELVKSNLRPAIMIDASHANSSKQPENQPAVLDAVGLQLAAGDRRIIGVMLESNLVAGRQDLVPGRPLTYGQSITDGCIGWDTTVAVLERLADAVEERRRVSGQRVA, from the coding sequence GTGCCGCACACCACCGACGACCTGCGCATCCGCGAGATACGCGAACTGTCCACCCCCGCGACCGTGATGCGCGAATTTCCGCGCACGGACGCGGCGAGCCGCACCGTCGCCGGAGCGCGGCGGGCGTTCTCCAACATCCTGCACGGCGCCGACGACCGCCTGGCGGTGATCGTCGGGCAGTGCTCGATCCACGATCCGAAGGCGGCGATGGAATACGCCGGACGGCTCGCCGAGATGCGGCGCAGGCTTGGCGGCGCGCTGGAAATCATCATGCGGGTCTATTTCGAGAAGCCGCGCACCACCGTCGGCTGGAAGGGCCTGATCAACGATCCCGATCTCGACGGCTCGTTCGCGATCGACAAGGGCCTTCGCATCGCGCGCGGCCTGCTGGTCGATATCAACTCGATGGGCCTGCCGGCCGCGGTCGAGTTCCTCGACATGACGACGCCCCAGTACATTGCCGACCTCGTCGGCTGGGGCGCGATCGGCGCGCGCACGACCGAAAGCCAGGTGCATCGCGAGCTGGCCTCCGGTCTGTCGTGCCCGGTCGGCTTCAAGAACGGCACCGACGGCAACGTGCGCATCGCCATCGACGCGGTGAAATCGGCCTCGCAGCCACATCATTTCCTCGCCGTCACCAAGGACGGGCGCTCGGGCATCGCCGAGACCACCGGCAACGACGACTGCCACATCATCCTGCGCGGCGGGAAGGTGCCGAACTACGATCAGGTGAGCGTCGCCAGCGCCGCGGCGGAACTGGTGAAGTCGAACCTGCGTCCCGCGATCATGATCGACGCCAGCCACGCCAACTCAAGCAAGCAGCCGGAGAACCAGCCGGCGGTGCTGGATGCCGTCGGCCTGCAGCTCGCCGCCGGCGACCGGCGCATCATCGGCGTGATGCTGGAAAGCAACCTCGTCGCCGGGCGCCAGGACCTCGTGCCGGGCCGGCCGCTGACTTACGGGCAGAGCATCACCGACGGCTGCATCGGCTGGGACACGACGGTCGCCGTGCTGGAGCGGCTGGCGGATGCGGTAGAGGAGCGGCGCCGGGTTTCGGGGCAGCGCGTCGCCTAG
- a CDS encoding glycosyltransferase, protein MARRNAVVLVADAAQFSPSMFLAHRLRTLNRRPDVDIIVASNAPPLLAQARAFDADQMVLDLTSVDSGRRLPVRSYLTRATYLRLFLPGLLRRRYARILYLDSDVYPESEQVFRLFDLDMGGHAVAAVRDLNVPFVPSHHNADELNATLGLKGDVRFIGLFGAKYLNGGVELFDVDAFVAARLEKKMMELLRGRLANPLWMDQTLLNAVLRTDWLELSPSFNLITRAWLTSLRHFAPAAIVHFTGQLKPWSNSFALDHPARAELIAFLARSPWRTFIIEANRVLTGSPAPPIEQPVPWGPVGAAAIIRYLRETSFADVEQGLTTLNPAALPASF, encoded by the coding sequence ATGGCGCGGCGGAATGCCGTTGTGCTGGTCGCAGACGCCGCCCAATTTTCGCCCTCAATGTTCCTCGCTCACCGGCTGCGGACGCTTAACAGGCGACCCGACGTCGATATCATCGTGGCGAGCAACGCGCCGCCCTTGCTGGCACAAGCCCGCGCCTTCGACGCCGACCAGATGGTCCTGGACCTGACCTCGGTCGATAGCGGGCGCCGCCTGCCGGTGCGAAGCTATCTCACGCGGGCGACCTATCTGCGCCTGTTCCTCCCTGGCCTGCTCCGCAGACGCTACGCCCGCATCCTCTATCTCGACAGCGATGTCTATCCGGAGTCGGAGCAGGTCTTCCGCCTGTTCGATCTCGACATGGGCGGACATGCGGTGGCCGCCGTGCGCGACCTCAACGTGCCGTTTGTTCCCAGTCACCACAACGCGGACGAACTCAACGCGACCCTGGGCCTGAAGGGGGACGTACGGTTTATCGGCCTCTTCGGCGCAAAGTATCTGAACGGCGGAGTCGAGCTCTTCGACGTCGACGCCTTCGTTGCTGCGCGCCTGGAAAAGAAGATGATGGAGCTGTTGAGGGGTCGTCTGGCGAATCCGCTGTGGATGGATCAGACGCTGTTGAACGCGGTGTTGCGCACCGACTGGCTGGAGCTGTCGCCGAGCTTCAATCTTATTACCCGCGCCTGGCTGACTTCCCTCCGCCATTTTGCGCCGGCCGCCATCGTGCACTTCACCGGCCAGCTTAAACCGTGGAGCAACAGCTTCGCGCTCGATCACCCGGCCCGCGCCGAACTGATCGCGTTTTTGGCGCGGTCGCCGTGGCGCACCTTCATCATCGAGGCGAATCGCGTGCTGACCGGCTCGCCAGCGCCACCAATCGAGCAGCCGGTACCCTGGGGTCCGGTGGGCGCAGCCGCGATAATTCGTTACCTGCGCGAGACGTCCTTCGCCGATGTCGAACAGGGTTTGACGACTCTGAACCCTGCCGCCCTTCCGGCGAGCTTCTGA
- a CDS encoding winged helix DNA-binding domain-containing protein encodes MVKAAAPVLSPRALNRALLARQMLLERSPMATADAIGHLVGLQAQVPTDPYIGLWSRLQDFRPQSLEQLLVDRKAVRIAAMRGTIHLMLAADALQLRTLTQPVFDRAFPHTPFGKGSKGVDAAAVVRAARAAVEANAMTLVELRKILAPRFPEFDAAHLSYLFHYAAPLVQVPPRGLWSKSSAPKVTTVEHWLGKPVAKRPAVDKIVLRYLAAFGPASAMDAQSWSGLTKLGPVFEKLRPRLVTFADDGGRELFDLPEASRPDADTPAPPRFLPVYDNLTLGFANRDRIAGAKPRKPPADNVWVKSFTVDGFIAGFWKEAGGTLTLEPFGAVSKKQTSALVAEGRRLLAFLAPDEKHEVAIVA; translated from the coding sequence ATGGTCAAGGCCGCCGCACCTGTCCTTTCCCCGCGCGCTCTCAACCGTGCGCTGCTTGCGCGGCAGATGCTGCTGGAGCGCTCGCCGATGGCGACGGCTGACGCCATCGGCCATCTCGTCGGCCTGCAGGCCCAGGTGCCGACCGATCCTTACATTGGATTGTGGTCGCGGTTGCAAGACTTTCGGCCGCAGTCGCTGGAGCAGTTGCTGGTCGATCGCAAGGCGGTGCGGATCGCGGCGATGCGCGGCACGATCCACCTGATGCTGGCCGCCGATGCCCTGCAGTTGCGGACGCTGACCCAGCCGGTATTCGACCGCGCGTTCCCGCACACGCCGTTCGGCAAGGGATCGAAGGGCGTCGATGCCGCAGCGGTGGTGAGGGCGGCGCGCGCCGCCGTCGAAGCGAACGCGATGACACTGGTCGAGTTGCGGAAGATTCTGGCACCGCGCTTTCCGGAATTCGACGCGGCGCATCTTTCGTATCTGTTCCACTACGCCGCGCCGCTGGTGCAGGTCCCGCCCCGCGGCCTGTGGTCGAAAAGCAGCGCGCCGAAGGTGACGACCGTGGAGCACTGGCTGGGCAAGCCGGTGGCCAAGCGCCCGGCGGTCGACAAGATCGTGCTCCGCTATCTTGCGGCGTTCGGTCCGGCGAGCGCGATGGATGCGCAGTCGTGGTCGGGGCTGACCAAGCTTGGCCCGGTGTTCGAGAAACTGCGGCCGCGGCTCGTGACGTTCGCCGACGACGGCGGCCGCGAATTGTTCGACCTGCCCGAGGCGTCGCGCCCCGACGCCGATACGCCGGCGCCGCCGCGCTTCCTGCCCGTCTACGACAACCTGACACTGGGCTTCGCCAACCGCGACCGCATCGCCGGCGCAAAACCGCGGAAGCCACCGGCCGATAATGTCTGGGTGAAATCGTTCACCGTCGACGGATTTATTGCCGGCTTCTGGAAGGAAGCGGGCGGCACGCTGACGCTTGAGCCGTTCGGCGCGGTCTCGAAGAAGCAGACGTCGGCGCTGGTCGCGGAGGGGCGGCGGCTGCTCGCTTTCCTCGCGCCGGACGAGAAGCACGAGGTCGCGATTGTCGCCTGA
- a CDS encoding SRPBCC domain-containing protein has protein sequence MAHPENKDKTVTITRVVNAPIALVWEAMTEPKHLVHWYHADEGWTTPFAEMEMKKGGKFRIGFASPDGKNDFVFGGTFTEVTPPTRMAYTMDDARPATVTLTEQGPKQTKIEVEFGLETTFSAEQQREGWTLIYVHLEQYLATLA, from the coding sequence GTGGCCCACCCCGAAAATAAGGACAAGACCGTCACCATCACCCGCGTCGTCAACGCGCCGATCGCGCTGGTGTGGGAGGCGATGACCGAGCCCAAGCACCTCGTCCACTGGTACCACGCCGACGAGGGTTGGACGACGCCGTTCGCCGAGATGGAGATGAAGAAGGGCGGCAAGTTCCGCATCGGCTTCGCCTCGCCCGACGGCAAGAACGACTTCGTCTTCGGCGGCACCTTCACCGAGGTCACGCCGCCGACGCGCATGGCCTACACCATGGACGACGCCCGCCCGGCAACGGTCACGCTGACCGAGCAAGGCCCGAAGCAGACGAAGATCGAAGTCGAGTTCGGGCTGGAGACCACCTTCAGCGCAGAGCAGCAGCGCGAAGGCTGGACGCTGATCTACGTCCATCTCGAGCAGTACCTCGCCACGCTGGCTTAG
- a CDS encoding SRPBCC family protein: MNTLKVETPAGEPIIVMSRTFDAPRALVWEAMTRAEHVARWWGPREMKTTVARLDVRPGGGWRFVHTAPDGRSIVFHGEYRDVQPPKCIVQTFGVEGMYDGRFIVETMTLEEVGDRTHYRVVSHFESLADRDGMIASGMERGANDSMERLETLLTELKPSNRRTA; this comes from the coding sequence ATGAACACGCTGAAAGTCGAAACCCCGGCCGGCGAGCCGATCATCGTCATGTCGCGCACCTTCGACGCGCCGCGCGCGCTGGTGTGGGAGGCGATGACCCGGGCCGAGCATGTCGCCCGCTGGTGGGGTCCGCGCGAAATGAAGACGACGGTGGCGCGTCTCGACGTGCGGCCGGGCGGCGGCTGGCGCTTCGTCCATACCGCGCCCGACGGCCGCAGCATCGTCTTCCACGGCGAATATCGCGACGTGCAGCCGCCGAAGTGCATCGTCCAGACATTCGGCGTCGAGGGCATGTACGACGGCCGCTTCATCGTCGAGACGATGACCCTGGAAGAGGTCGGCGACCGGACGCACTACAGGGTCGTCTCGCATTTCGAGAGCCTCGCCGACCGCGACGGCATGATCGCCTCCGGCATGGAGCGCGGCGCCAACGACTCGATGGAACGTCTCGAGACCCTGCTCACCGAACTGAAGCCATCCAACCGGAGGACTGCCTGA
- a CDS encoding SH3 domain-containing protein: MKSLRIAAAAGLGLLALAATPAFAAPVSGFVTANVNERSGPSTAYPPIVVIPAGSAITIYGCLTDDSWCDISWKQNRGWMSSNYLQASYQSRRIPIRGYSAIPFITFNFGSYWDSHYKNRSFFNQRSKWSNFHWQGQGQAQPPNNPKPPKFGNNGQFGNNGQNGNNGQFNGNGGNGQVGNNNNGNGKFGNKPGFGNGQNNGQNAGQNGNKNCVWKKGKLVCT; the protein is encoded by the coding sequence ATGAAATCACTTCGTATCGCCGCCGCGGCGGGCCTCGGGCTGCTTGCCCTGGCGGCCACGCCCGCGTTCGCCGCGCCCGTCAGCGGCTTCGTCACTGCCAACGTCAACGAGCGCTCCGGCCCATCTACCGCCTATCCGCCCATCGTCGTCATCCCGGCCGGGTCGGCCATCACGATCTACGGATGCCTCACCGACGATTCCTGGTGCGACATATCGTGGAAACAGAACCGCGGCTGGATGTCGTCGAACTACCTGCAGGCGAGCTACCAGTCGCGCCGCATTCCGATCCGCGGCTATTCGGCCATTCCGTTTATCACCTTCAACTTCGGCTCGTACTGGGACTCGCACTACAAGAACCGCTCGTTCTTCAACCAGCGGTCCAAGTGGAGCAACTTCCATTGGCAGGGTCAGGGCCAGGCACAGCCGCCGAACAATCCGAAGCCGCCGAAGTTCGGTAACAACGGCCAGTTTGGCAACAACGGCCAGAACGGCAACAATGGCCAGTTCAACGGCAACGGCGGCAACGGCCAAGTCGGCAACAACAACAACGGCAACGGCAAGTTCGGCAACAAGCCGGGCTTCGGCAACGGCCAGAACAACGGGCAGAACGCCGGCCAGAACGGCAACAAGAATTGCGTCTGGAAGAAGGGCAAGCTCGTTTGCACCTGA
- a CDS encoding SRPBCC domain-containing protein, whose amino-acid sequence MNAATAARAGETPDHQIVIPPGAKHFEVVRTFNAPRDLVFECYTQPKHMVQFWGPHGGTVPECRIDLRVGGVWRVVMRFPNGSEFGYSSVYTKIEAPKYLAWRNAPDDWKFGLDGLPPVELVSTLELEDLGDNRSRMKLTVTFLSTAARDEAIQRGFTGMVTQGNERLDAYLKTLG is encoded by the coding sequence ATGAATGCCGCCACAGCCGCCCGCGCGGGCGAGACGCCCGACCACCAGATCGTCATCCCCCCGGGCGCTAAACACTTCGAGGTCGTGCGCACCTTCAACGCGCCGCGCGATCTCGTCTTCGAGTGCTACACGCAGCCGAAGCACATGGTGCAGTTCTGGGGCCCGCACGGCGGCACGGTGCCGGAGTGCCGCATCGACCTGCGCGTCGGGGGCGTCTGGCGCGTCGTCATGCGCTTTCCCAACGGCAGCGAGTTCGGCTACTCCAGCGTCTACACGAAGATCGAGGCGCCCAAGTACCTCGCCTGGCGGAACGCGCCCGACGACTGGAAGTTCGGCCTCGACGGCCTGCCGCCGGTGGAACTCGTCTCCACGCTGGAGCTCGAGGATCTCGGTGACAATCGCTCGCGCATGAAGCTGACCGTGACCTTCCTCAGCACGGCCGCCCGCGACGAGGCGATCCAGCGCGGCTTCACCGGCATGGTGACGCAGGGCAACGAGCGGCTCGACGCGTATCTCAAGACGCTTGGCTGA
- a CDS encoding DUF1304 domain-containing protein, whose amino-acid sequence MHTIAILLIALVALEHLWFLILEMFLWQQPIGLRTFGNTPENARTMAVLAANQGLYNGFLAAGLVFALAYPEPAASKAIATFFLACVIVAGAYGGWSVSRRILYVQAAPALVALVLLWLG is encoded by the coding sequence ATGCACACCATCGCCATCCTCCTCATCGCTCTCGTCGCACTCGAGCACCTCTGGTTCCTGATCCTCGAGATGTTCCTGTGGCAGCAGCCGATCGGGCTCCGCACCTTCGGCAACACGCCGGAGAACGCCAGGACCATGGCGGTGCTGGCCGCCAACCAAGGCCTCTACAACGGCTTCCTCGCCGCCGGCCTGGTCTTCGCCCTCGCCTATCCCGAGCCCGCCGCGTCGAAGGCGATCGCCACGTTCTTCCTCGCCTGCGTCATCGTTGCCGGCGCTTACGGCGGCTGGTCGGTCAGCCGCCGCATCCTTTACGTCCAGGCCGCGCCGGCGTTGGTGGCGCTCGTCCTGCTCTGGCTCGGCTAG